From the genome of Marinobacter sp. F4206:
ACGGCACTCTCGACTGAAGGAAAAATGTTGGCCAGAAACCCGTGAAACTCCAGACCACAGGCAAGATCCCGGGCAGCATCCTGATCCGGATCCACGATCAGCACCACCGACTCTTCCGAGCGCTCGGCCGACGCCCGCGGCGAGGCGTCGTCACCGGTCAGGGGCGCGCCCTGCTCCAAAGACAGCAGACTTTCCAGCTGAGCCACCCGGTCCACGAACGCCTGGTTGACGACGTCCCGTCCCTGCTCAGCCGCTATGGCCGAGCCCGATGAATCGTCATCCATGTCGGCCAGCGGCTTCAGCATGATCTCCAACGACCGCGCTTCCTCACCCAGAGCACTGAAGCCAAACGTGCCTGCCGACCCCGCCAGCCGGTGGAGAGAGTGGTAGACGGACGCGATGTCGCTGGCGCTGAAATCACCTGCCCGGAACCGGTCCGCCGCTGCCCGCAAGAGACCAATGTCCGTCGTTGCTTTTTCCTTGAACCGCAGCTTGAGAAGTTCCAGCTTCCGTGCAACTTCAGAATTTTTCTCTTCAGGCATGGTTGTTCAGTGTAATCTGCTCCAGAATTCGTGTGTGCCAGATTCAAAGACATCAAAGCAATATTTTCGGCAAAGTACCAGTAAGGAAGTCGGTTTGCGTTCATTTTCACTGGGCACGCGCCTTGCCCTGATCATTCTGGTCGGAACCATCGCGACGGTCGGGTCGGTGCTCTTGATTGCCTACGGTGCCCTGGTCGACGATTTCGAGACCATTCTGACCGAACGACAGCTGTACGAAACCCGCCGGATTTCCGCGGAAGTTGACCAGCGGCTGCAGTTAAAGCTCGATGTTCTGTCGGAATCCGCCAGCATGCTCAGCGATGGCGACCGGCTTCACAACCAGAACGAGATCGCCGAACAGCTCGAGCGCCAGAGACTGCTGCAATCCCTTTTCCCGGACGGCATTCTGGTGTTCGATGAAAAGGCAACGGCCATCGCCCAGACTCTGTTTGTGCCCGGGCGCATCGGCACCAACTATGCTGACCGGCAACACTTCAAGGAGGCCATCGAAACCCGGCAACCGGTGATCAGCCGGCCCATTATCGGTCGGACCACCGGCGTCCCGCTGATTTCCTTCATCGCGCCCATCGAAACGGATGACGGCGACCTGCTGGGATTCCTTGGCGGCACCATTAATCTCGGTGAAACCAGCATCCTCCCCGCAGCCATGCTGAGGGAAATTGCCAACGACGATGCCACGTTCAAGGTCATTGATTCCGACAACTTCCTGTACATCGAGGGCGGACCGGAACCGGAGAGCGACATCCAGTCTCTGCCGGACCCCGGCACAGACCCGCTGATTGACGCGGCACTGTCCGGTATCCGGTTTGGCCAGACCCAGGGGCCGGCTGGTCAGGACCTGATTTATGCCACCAGCCACCTCCAGAAGCTCGGCTGGCAGTTTATACGTGCCGTACCCTACGAATGGGCCACAGCACCGGCGAAGGAATCGTTCGCCCGCTTTTTCGGGATCAGTCTTGGCATTGCCGTCCTGATTTCGCTGATCAGCTACTGGCTCAGCCGGTCGGCGACCAACCGCCTTGACCGCATGACCCAAAAGATCGAGAACATGGTGAAACACCCCTCCGAGGCGGCAAGACTGGCCCCCGCCGGCCCGGGTGAAGTCCGCAACCTGGCCCTGGCGTTCAACCGCCTGATGGACGAGCGCGATGCCATCAGCCAGATGAAGGAACAGTTTGTTTCCAATGTCAGCCACGAACTGCGCACACCCCTGACCTCCATCAACGGCGCGCTGAGACTGATTCAGTCCGGGGCGACGGGCGAGCTGCCGGAGAAGGCTCAGCAGATGAACACACTGGCGCTTCGCAACGGCGAGCGGCTGCAGCTTCTGATTTCGGACTTGCTGGATTTCAGCAAACTGTCTGCGGGCCAGATGTCGGTCACGCTGGCCCGGGAACCGCTACAACCGATCATCGAAGCGGCGGTCTCCGGCAATCAGGCCATGGCCAGCGATCACGACATCACGCTGACAGCCACGTGTGATCCCGAGCGCGCCGTGGTCGCGGACCCCCACCGTTTGCGCCAGATACTCGACAACTTTGTCAGCAATGCCATTAAATTCTCACCAGCCCGGGGAACGGTGGAGATCCGGGTTGAGGACGGAGACGCCGGGTCGCTTAGGATCACCGTTCAGGACAGCGGTGAGGGCGTGCCGGAAACATTTGTGGAGCGCCTGTTCGAGCGCTTTTCGCAGGCTGAGGCCGGCACCACCAGATCGACAGCCGGCACCGGGCTCGGGTTGGCCATCTGCCGTGAGCTCAGCATTCTGATGCAGGGCCGAATCGGTTACTACTACGAACAGGGTGCCAATTTCTGGATTGAGCTCCCCACCGCCGAACAAGAGAACTGAACACACCATGAAAGCGCCGGAATTCACCGCACATGAACAGGAGCGCCAGGCCGCGCTTGACCGGTCCGGGCTATTGGACTCCAGCCCCGAGGAACGATTCGACCGTTTCACCCGCATAGCCTGCAAGATGTTCGATGTGCCAATTGCGCTGGTCAGTCTGGTCGACCGGAACCGGCAATGGTTCAAGTCCTGTCAGGGCCTGACGACGCCGGAAACCCCCAGGGACATCTCCTTCTGTGGCCACGCCATCCTGCATTCGGACGTTTTCGTCATTGAGGACACACTCCATGACAGCCGCTTCAATGACAATCCGCTGGTTACCGAAGCGCCCTTTATCCGATTCTACGCCGGTGCCCCGCTGCACAGCGCCGACGGTTTCAGACTGGGCACGCTGTGCCTGATTGACCGCAAACCACGCCGGTTCAGTGAGGATGATCAGACCCTGTTACGGGAACTGGCCGATTGTGTAGAGCGTGAGATCAACCTGCAGGCCGCCTCAGACTTTTACCAGGATCTCCGGCAGAGCGAGCGGCGGGCCCGGGCGGTGATTGATGGGACCCGGGTCGGAACCTGGGAATGGAATGTCCAGACCGGAGAAACCGTCTTTAATGAGCGCTGGGCCCAGATTTGCGGCTATCGCCTCGAAGAGCTGGAGCCGGTCAGTATCCAGACCTGGCTCAACCTGGCGCATCCCGAGGATTTGCCGGAATCCGAGCGCCTGCTCAACGCCCATTTTGCCGGCGAACTTGACGAATATGACTATCGCTGTCGCATGCGGCACAAGAATGGGCATTGGGTCTGGGTTCACGACCGGGGCCGGGTATTCGAGTGGACCGGGGATGGCGCCCCCCTGAGGATGTACGGCACCCATGCCGATATCACCGCCGAGATGGCCAACCTCGAAAAAATGCAGCAGCAGAATACGGCGCTGAGCATCCTGAACGATCTGGCCCTGGACCCGGAAACAGACGATGACGTCCGCATCCGCAAGGCCCTGAGCCTGGGCGCCGACTACCTGAACATGCCCCTGGCCATTGTCAGCGAGATCACCAGCAGCGTATACACCATCCGGTGGTTCGATGCACCGGCCGACGCCGGACTCGAGGCCGGACTGAGCTTTTCCCTCGCCGACACCTACTGCTCGATCATGGTGGAACAGGATGACAGCCTCTCCATTGACCACATGGCACGCTCTCCCTACCGGGACCTTCCCTGCTACGAGCTTTTTGGCCTCGAAAGCTACGTCGCCGCGCCGATCTACCTTCATGACCGGCTGTTCGGCACGCTTAACTTTTCCTCGCCCACGCCACGGGAGCATGGCTTCTCTGAGACCGAAGTCACCTTTGTCACCCTGCTGGCGCGCTGGGTCGCCGGCGTCCTCGAGCGACGTATCAGCGTGCAGACCCTGACCAAACTGGTCGAGCAGACGCCGGGCATGCTGTACCAGTACCGGTTATGGCCGGACGGCTCGTCGGCCTTTCCGTTTTCCGGTCCGGGCATCCGGGAAATCTACGGCGTCGAGAGCGGGGATGTTGCCGACGATGCGTCGGCGGTATTCAGTCGCATCCATCCGGACGATCTTGACGCAGTGGGCGCAAGCATCAACGAGTCGGCCCAGCGGCTTTCCGTGTGGCAACAGCAATACCGTACACACCGGGGCGATGGCGATTGGCGCTGGGTCGAGGGGCGGGCCACACCGGAACTGCTGGCCGACAAGAGCATCATGTGGCACGGCTACATCGCCGATATCGACGACAAAAAACGGATCCAGCTGGCCCTGCAGGAAAGCGAGGAAGAACTGCGACGCCTGTTCGAGCTGTCACCCATTGGTATCGCCCTGAATGACTATCGTCAAACCCGTTTTCTGGATGTAAACCAGGCACTGCTGAAGCCAACGGGATACAGCCGGGACGAGTTCATGGCACTGGACTTCAAAAACCTGCTCTCCGGCGGGTTCGTCGGCATGCGGGATCGCGCGTTATCGCAACTCCAGGAGACGGGGCGCTTCGGCCCATTCGAACAGAACATCCTGCGCAAGGACGGCTCCAGCTATCCGGCGGTTATCCAGGGTCTGCGGATCACCAACTCCTCCGGCCGCACGCTGGTCTGGTCGCTGATTGAGGATATTTCCGAGCGCAAGAAGGTGGAACGGATGAAAAACGAGTTCATTTCCACCGTCAGCCACGAGCTACGCACCCCCCTGACCTCCATCGCCGGGTCGCTCGGCCTCATTGCCGGCGGTGCCCTGGGCCCGCTGCCCGAGCAGGTGAAGCGAATGATCTCCATTGCCGCCCGGAACAGCGACCAGTTAAAGCAACTCATTGACGACCTGCTGGACATGGAGAAGCTGGTTTCCGGCCGCATGAAGATTCGGCTGCAATGGCAAACTCTCAGCCCTGCGATTCAGGACTGCATTGACCGTATGCACACCTATGCGGTTGACCGGCAGGTTTCGGTCCGCTTCGAGGACCACTATGCGGACCAGGAGCTTCAGGTGGATCGCCAACGCCTTGAGCAGGCGCTGGCCAACCTGTTGTCCAACGCCATCAAGTTTTCCCCCGAACAGAGCGAGGTGGTCGTTGAAACCCGATTGAAAGAAGGGCAGTTCCGCATCCAGGTCTCCGACCGGGGGCCCGGCGTACCCGACAGTTTCCGCAGCCGGATATTCCAGAAGTTTGCCCAGGCCGACAGCTCCGACACCCGGGGACGGGGCGGCACCGGTCTTGGGCTGGCCATCACCCGGGAAATCATGACCCAGATGGGCGGCGGAGTTGGTTTCGAATCGGTGGAGGGCCGGGGCGCGAGCTTCTGGCTCGACATTCCGCTCCGCTAGCGGCCATTGAGCACAAAACCATGAAAACAAGAAATCAGGACAAACTGTTTCATTGGCTGATCTGGGCGGCCCGGATTGGCATTCTGCTGCTGATGATCGCCGTGGCCCTGTCTCTGGATTCCGCCGGCACCGCCCGACATCAAACCGACGTCAGGCACCAGTGGCAGGAGCGACTCGACGAGCTCAGCCTGCGGCTCCAGAGCACCATCCTGCAGAATATTCAGACCGTCTGGGGTCTGGCAGCGAATGTCGCCGTGCAACCCGACATTGATGAGCAGCGCTTCCGGGAACTGGCCTCGGTCATCTTCAGGCTGGCACCGGAGCTCCGGAATATCGGACTGGCCCCCGACTTTGTTATTCGCCATATCTACCCCCTCGAAGGAAACGAATCTGCCCTGGGGCTGGATCTGACGGCCAAGAGTCTCTCACCCGAGCAAATCCGGCGGATGCTGGTAAATCGGCAGGTGGTTTACAGCGGGCCGATCGACCTCGTGCAGGGCGGCCAGGGGCTCGCCGGACGGATCCCCATATTCGAGAGCCAGACCGGGGAATTCTGGGGCGTGACGTCCGTCATCCTGGACCTGGACCGCCTCTACCATACCGCGGGCCTGGTCCCGTTTGCAGACGACATGACGTTCGGACTGTCCACGTCAGAGGATCCCGCTGACCGTGCCGCAATGTTCCTGGGGACCGAGCCAGCCACGTGGCACAACCCCGTCACAACCAGCCTGAATATGCCAGGCACCCGATGGACCCTCTTTGCCGAGCCTGACACCGGCTGGCCAAACCATCCGGAATCCCCCCTGCTGGTAAGGGGTCTGCTGACCCTGATGGTACTGTTGGTGACCTCCGGTACGTTCTGGCTTACCAGCCTGATGCTGAAAGACCGGAAAATGCAACGCCGGTTCAAGGGCCTGTTTGAGCTCGCACCCATTGGCATAGGGCTATACAGTGCTCACCGGGGAGAGCTGCTGCAGGCCAACCGCGCCTTCGAACGCAGTTTTGGCAAGGCGGCGCAGTCGTTGGACTATTTCGACAATGCTTTCGATCAGGACGGCAAGCTCCGGACCGCCGGACCGGGCATTCGGGACACCCTGAAGAAAAATTTCCGGTTCAGTGGCCTCGAAGGTTATTTCCCGAATCCGGAGCAGCAGATGGTGCCGGTGATGCTCCAGGGCCTTCAGCTCGATAGCCACGACAGCGAATCCGTGATCTGGCTCATCACCGAAGACATTTCCGAACAGAAAAAAGTGGATCGCCTGAAAAGCGAGTTCATCTCGACGGTCAGCCATGAGTTGCGAACCCCGCTTACCTCGATATCCGGCTCGCTGGGGCTACTGGCCAATAACGCCGCGGGCGAGCTGCCTGAGAGCGCGTCCCGGCTGGCACAGATTGCCTACCGCAACAGCCGGCAACTAACCATGCTGATCAACGACTTACTGGACATCGAGAAACTCGCGGCGGGCAAGATGCCCTTCAAGCTCGGAGATCACACTTTGCCCGAACTCGTTCGCGAATGCGTTGAGAACATCGAACCCTTCGCCCGGGAACGCCAGGTCCAAATTCACACTGGCGAACTTGCCGGGGCGACGGTCCGGGTGGACCGGCAACGGTTCGATCAGGCCGCCACCAATTTGCTGTCCAACGCCATCAAGTTCTCGCCCGAGGGCGCCAGCGTGGAGGTCTTTACCGAGCAGCAAGGTGACCGGATACGTCTGTGCGTCAGGGATTACGGAGAAGGCGTGCCCCAGGGATTCCGGGAACAGATCTTCCAGAAATTCTCCCAGGCTGACGGCTCCGACCGCAGGGCAAAGGGCGGCACTGGCCTGGGACTCGCCATTACGCGGGAGCTGATGGCCAACATGAATGGCAAGGTTGACTATCGGTCGACACCCGGAGAGGGCGCCTTGTTCTGGCTTGAACTGCCGGCGGCCTCCCTGGTGATGAGAGACCAGGCGGACTGAGGCCCGGCGAGCCGTCCCGCCGGGCCACGTAAGGTCACGCGCTGTTAAGCAGATTTGAGCATTTCCCGCACCACGTAGTGCAGGATGCCTCCGTGCTGGAAATAGACCGCCTCATTGGCCGTATCAATGCGTGACTTCAGGTCACAGGTTTCGGTAGAGCCGTCCTTGTAGGTCACCGTCATTGTCAGGGTCTGACCCGGCTTAATGTCACCCGACAGACCTTCAATGCTGATGGTTTCCTCACCCGTGAGCTTCAGGCTCTTACGGTCCGTGCCTTCCGGGAATTGCAGCGGCATTACGCCCATACCAATGAGGTTGGACCGGTGAATCCGCTCATAGGATTCCGCCACCACTGCCCGGACACCCAGCAAGCGGGTTCCCTTGGCCGCCCAGTCGCGACTGGACCCGGTGCCGTACTCCTTGCCGGCGATGACCACCAGCGGGGTGCCCTCTTCCTGGTACTTCATGGCCGCATCGTAGATGGGCATCTGCTCGCCCGAAGGCACATGCCGGGTGAAGCCTCCCTCTACGCCGTCGAGCATTTCATTGCGGATGCGGACATTGGCAAAGGTGCCACGCATCATGACTTCGTGGTTGCCCCGGCGTGAGCCGTAGGAGTTGAAGTCTTTCGGATCGACACCCTGCGCCTGCAGGTACTTGCCGGCCGGTGTATCCGGCTTGAAGGAGCCGGCGGGCGAAATGTGATCGGTCGTCACCGAATCGCCCATCAGCGCCAGGATGTTGGCGTCCCGGATGTCCTCGATGGCTTCCGGGTCTTCACCCATGCCTTCAAAGAACGGTGGATGCTGGATGTAGGTGGACTTGTCGGACCACTCGTACACCTTGCTCTCGGGCACCTTGAGGGCCTTCCAGGTGGCGTCGCCATCGAACACTTCGGCGTATTCCTTGCGGAACATGTCGGTTTTCACCTTCTCGACCGCCTCCGCGATTTCCTGCTGGCTCGGCCACAGGTCCTTCAGGTAAACCGGGTTACCGTCCTTGTCGGCGCCAAGAGGATCTTTCTCCATATCCAGACGGACGTTACCGGCCAGCGCGTAGGCTACGACCAGGGGCGGCGATGCCAACCAGTTGGTTTTCACCTGGGGATGCACCCGACCCTCGAAGTTGCGGTTACCTGAGAGCACCGATGCCACGGTCAGATCGCCATCGTTGATCGCTTTCTCAACGGCATCGGGCAGCGGACCCGAGTTACCAATGCAGGTGGTGCAACCATAGCCGACCAGATTGAAGCCCAGTTCATCGAGATCGTCCTGGAATCCGCCCACCCGCAGGTAGTCGGTCACCACCTTGGAGCCCGGCGCCAGGGACGTCTTCACCCAGGGCTTGGTTTTCAGGCCCTTCTGGACCGCTTTCTGGGCGATCAGGCCAGCAGCCATCATCACACTCGGGTTCGACGTGTTGGTGCAGGAGGTAATCGCCGCAATCACCACGGCGCCAGGGTGCAGGCGGAAGGATTCTCCGTTCATCTCGACATCTTGGCTGGCGTGGTGTTCATAGCTGTCTTCCACGCCCACGGCGGTTTGTCCGCCCTCCGATTCCAGTTTGTCCTCCCGGGTATCCGCCG
Proteins encoded in this window:
- a CDS encoding ATP-binding protein, which codes for MRSFSLGTRLALIILVGTIATVGSVLLIAYGALVDDFETILTERQLYETRRISAEVDQRLQLKLDVLSESASMLSDGDRLHNQNEIAEQLERQRLLQSLFPDGILVFDEKATAIAQTLFVPGRIGTNYADRQHFKEAIETRQPVISRPIIGRTTGVPLISFIAPIETDDGDLLGFLGGTINLGETSILPAAMLREIANDDATFKVIDSDNFLYIEGGPEPESDIQSLPDPGTDPLIDAALSGIRFGQTQGPAGQDLIYATSHLQKLGWQFIRAVPYEWATAPAKESFARFFGISLGIAVLISLISYWLSRSATNRLDRMTQKIENMVKHPSEAARLAPAGPGEVRNLALAFNRLMDERDAISQMKEQFVSNVSHELRTPLTSINGALRLIQSGATGELPEKAQQMNTLALRNGERLQLLISDLLDFSKLSAGQMSVTLAREPLQPIIEAAVSGNQAMASDHDITLTATCDPERAVVADPHRLRQILDNFVSNAIKFSPARGTVEIRVEDGDAGSLRITVQDSGEGVPETFVERLFERFSQAEAGTTRSTAGTGLGLAICRELSILMQGRIGYYYEQGANFWIELPTAEQEN
- a CDS encoding PAS domain-containing protein; protein product: MKAPEFTAHEQERQAALDRSGLLDSSPEERFDRFTRIACKMFDVPIALVSLVDRNRQWFKSCQGLTTPETPRDISFCGHAILHSDVFVIEDTLHDSRFNDNPLVTEAPFIRFYAGAPLHSADGFRLGTLCLIDRKPRRFSEDDQTLLRELADCVEREINLQAASDFYQDLRQSERRARAVIDGTRVGTWEWNVQTGETVFNERWAQICGYRLEELEPVSIQTWLNLAHPEDLPESERLLNAHFAGELDEYDYRCRMRHKNGHWVWVHDRGRVFEWTGDGAPLRMYGTHADITAEMANLEKMQQQNTALSILNDLALDPETDDDVRIRKALSLGADYLNMPLAIVSEITSSVYTIRWFDAPADAGLEAGLSFSLADTYCSIMVEQDDSLSIDHMARSPYRDLPCYELFGLESYVAAPIYLHDRLFGTLNFSSPTPREHGFSETEVTFVTLLARWVAGVLERRISVQTLTKLVEQTPGMLYQYRLWPDGSSAFPFSGPGIREIYGVESGDVADDASAVFSRIHPDDLDAVGASINESAQRLSVWQQQYRTHRGDGDWRWVEGRATPELLADKSIMWHGYIADIDDKKRIQLALQESEEELRRLFELSPIGIALNDYRQTRFLDVNQALLKPTGYSRDEFMALDFKNLLSGGFVGMRDRALSQLQETGRFGPFEQNILRKDGSSYPAVIQGLRITNSSGRTLVWSLIEDISERKKVERMKNEFISTVSHELRTPLTSIAGSLGLIAGGALGPLPEQVKRMISIAARNSDQLKQLIDDLLDMEKLVSGRMKIRLQWQTLSPAIQDCIDRMHTYAVDRQVSVRFEDHYADQELQVDRQRLEQALANLLSNAIKFSPEQSEVVVETRLKEGQFRIQVSDRGPGVPDSFRSRIFQKFAQADSSDTRGRGGTGLGLAITREIMTQMGGGVGFESVEGRGASFWLDIPLR
- a CDS encoding ATP-binding protein, with translation MKTRNQDKLFHWLIWAARIGILLLMIAVALSLDSAGTARHQTDVRHQWQERLDELSLRLQSTILQNIQTVWGLAANVAVQPDIDEQRFRELASVIFRLAPELRNIGLAPDFVIRHIYPLEGNESALGLDLTAKSLSPEQIRRMLVNRQVVYSGPIDLVQGGQGLAGRIPIFESQTGEFWGVTSVILDLDRLYHTAGLVPFADDMTFGLSTSEDPADRAAMFLGTEPATWHNPVTTSLNMPGTRWTLFAEPDTGWPNHPESPLLVRGLLTLMVLLVTSGTFWLTSLMLKDRKMQRRFKGLFELAPIGIGLYSAHRGELLQANRAFERSFGKAAQSLDYFDNAFDQDGKLRTAGPGIRDTLKKNFRFSGLEGYFPNPEQQMVPVMLQGLQLDSHDSESVIWLITEDISEQKKVDRLKSEFISTVSHELRTPLTSISGSLGLLANNAAGELPESASRLAQIAYRNSRQLTMLINDLLDIEKLAAGKMPFKLGDHTLPELVRECVENIEPFARERQVQIHTGELAGATVRVDRQRFDQAATNLLSNAIKFSPEGASVEVFTEQQGDRIRLCVRDYGEGVPQGFREQIFQKFSQADGSDRRAKGGTGLGLAITRELMANMNGKVDYRSTPGEGALFWLELPAASLVMRDQAD
- the acnA gene encoding aconitate hydratase AcnA; this translates as MSNDSPSKDSLNTLSSLDAGGKTYHYYSLPKAADTLGDLNRLPFSLKVLMENLLRNEDDITVDRSHIDAMVQWLKDRRSDTEIQFRPARVLMQDFTGVPGVVDLAAMREAVKAAGKDPALINPLSPVDLVIDHSVMVDHFGDPSSFKDNVAIEMERNEERYEFLRWGQQAFDNFRVVPPGTGICHQVNLEYLGKTVWSKDQDGKTFAYPDTLVGTDSHTTMINGLGILGWGVGGIEAEAAMLGQPVSMLIPEVVGFKVTGKLREGITATDLVLTVTEMLRKKGVVGKFVEFYGDGLKDMPVADRATIANMAPEYGATCGFFPVDEQTIKYMRLTGREDDQLELVEAYAKAQGLWREPGHEPIYTDTLELDMGEVEASLAGPKRPQDRVALKNMKASFELLMETAEGPADTREDKLESEGGQTAVGVEDSYEHHASQDVEMNGESFRLHPGAVVIAAITSCTNTSNPSVMMAAGLIAQKAVQKGLKTKPWVKTSLAPGSKVVTDYLRVGGFQDDLDELGFNLVGYGCTTCIGNSGPLPDAVEKAINDGDLTVASVLSGNRNFEGRVHPQVKTNWLASPPLVVAYALAGNVRLDMEKDPLGADKDGNPVYLKDLWPSQQEIAEAVEKVKTDMFRKEYAEVFDGDATWKALKVPESKVYEWSDKSTYIQHPPFFEGMGEDPEAIEDIRDANILALMGDSVTTDHISPAGSFKPDTPAGKYLQAQGVDPKDFNSYGSRRGNHEVMMRGTFANVRIRNEMLDGVEGGFTRHVPSGEQMPIYDAAMKYQEEGTPLVVIAGKEYGTGSSRDWAAKGTRLLGVRAVVAESYERIHRSNLIGMGVMPLQFPEGTDRKSLKLTGEETISIEGLSGDIKPGQTLTMTVTYKDGSTETCDLKSRIDTANEAVYFQHGGILHYVVREMLKSA